A window of the Syntrophaceae bacterium genome harbors these coding sequences:
- a CDS encoding Trm112 family protein gives MTISKELLEILACPQCKGDIRLNEAGDGLICDACRLLYEIRNGIPIMLIDEAKRLL, from the coding sequence ATGACCATCAGCAAGGAACTTCTGGAGATACTGGCCTGTCCGCAATGCAAGGGCGACATCCGGCTCAACGAGGCTGGTGACGGTCTGATCTGTGACGCCTGCAGACTGCTTTACGAGATCCGGAACGGCATCCCCATCATGCTGATCGACGAAGCAAAGCGCCTTCTGTGA